The following coding sequences are from one Heptranchias perlo isolate sHepPer1 chromosome 13, sHepPer1.hap1, whole genome shotgun sequence window:
- the LOC137331026 gene encoding fetuin-B-like isoform X1: MFKIPFVVFLKHSATPLLHFSHSMKLLIVLAVSTQFLQPSLAAPYRALSCNVSRVVNAAELAVEHINANQPRGYKYELNKIENAQEDRGKQGASSVYLEFEVLETRCHSLNPKPVTECKIRSGPEAISGDCKAQLQINPTTRRNQVQKYHCLISPDSDDMVLSRCPGCPHRIPLNHSDVSQSVMAALQKYNKNSNGTNYFAVHEITRASSQVVAGKKVFVEFAIRETACTKASKLPNCPMDRGEFASGHKGFCTASVYKPISGQEKVEVNCELYGPKVVASSAKNVAATVIKQRHDKKKGHGQRNKRHFSRQQQHGKKQQNPQSGTPKRIESSEEVQGALGFVISTGNRADFPMLPAPRNMCPGRARHFGRTV; this comes from the exons ATGTTCAAAATACCATTTGTGGTGTTTCTCAAACACAGTGCAACTCCATTATTGCACTTCTCACACAGCATGAAACTGTTGATTGTGCTAGCGGTCAGCACTCAATTCCTCCAGCCCTCACTTGCAGCCCCCTACAGAgctctttcctgcaacgtatcaaGGGTAGTGAATGCAGCAGAACTGGCAGTGGAACATATCAACGCTAACCAGCCTAGAGGATACAAGTACGAGTTGAACAAAATTGAAAACGCTCAGGAAGACAGAGGG AAGCAAGGTGCGTCCTCTGTTTATTTAGAGTTTGAGGTGTTGGAGACAAGATGCCACTCACTGAACCCAAAACCTGTGACAGAATGTAAAATACGATCAGGTCCTGAAGCT ATTTCCGGTGACTGTAAAGCGCAATTACAAATCAACCCAACAACACGACGCAATCAGGTCCAGAAGTATCATTGTTTAATATCACCAG ATTCAGATGACATGGTTTTGAGCAGATGCCCAGGCTGCCCACATCGCATACCTTTGAATCATTCAGATGTCAGTCAATCGGTCATGGCGGCACTACAAAAATATAACAAAAACAGCAACGGAACAAATTATTTTGCAGTACATGAAATAACAAGAGCTTCCTCTCAG GTGGTGGCTGGGAAGAAAGTATTTGTTGAATTTGCAATCCGTGAAACTGCATGCACTAAAGCTTCCAAGCTTCCAAATTGTCCAATGGATAGAGGTGAATTTGCGTCTGGT CACAAGGGCTTCTGCACCGCCTCGGTCTATAAACCCATTTCTGGGCAAGAGAAAGTTGAGGTGAACTGTGAGCTCTACGGACCAAAG GTGGTAGCCAGTTCAGCTAAGAATGTGGCTGCAACTGTTATCAAGCAAAGACATGATAAAAAAAAAGGACATGGACAAAGAAACAAGAGACATTTCAGTCGTCAACAGCAACATGGCAAAAAACAGCAAAATCCGCAGAGTGGAACTCCCAAGAGAATTGAGTCCTCTGAGGAAGTGCAAGGTGCACTGGGCTTTGTTATCAGCACAGGAAATAGAGCTGACTTTCCAATGTTGCCTGCACCTCGAAATATGTGTCCGGGGAGGGCCAGGCATTTTGGAAGAACCGTCTGA
- the LOC137331026 gene encoding fetuin-B-like isoform X2: protein MFKIPFVVFLKHSATPLLHFSHSMKLLIVLAVSTQFLQPSLAAPYRALSCNVSRVVNAAELAVEHINANQPRGYKYELNKIENAQEDRGQGASSVYLEFEVLETRCHSLNPKPVTECKIRSGPEAISGDCKAQLQINPTTRRNQVQKYHCLISPDSDDMVLSRCPGCPHRIPLNHSDVSQSVMAALQKYNKNSNGTNYFAVHEITRASSQVVAGKKVFVEFAIRETACTKASKLPNCPMDRGEFASGHKGFCTASVYKPISGQEKVEVNCELYGPKVVASSAKNVAATVIKQRHDKKKGHGQRNKRHFSRQQQHGKKQQNPQSGTPKRIESSEEVQGALGFVISTGNRADFPMLPAPRNMCPGRARHFGRTV from the exons ATGTTCAAAATACCATTTGTGGTGTTTCTCAAACACAGTGCAACTCCATTATTGCACTTCTCACACAGCATGAAACTGTTGATTGTGCTAGCGGTCAGCACTCAATTCCTCCAGCCCTCACTTGCAGCCCCCTACAGAgctctttcctgcaacgtatcaaGGGTAGTGAATGCAGCAGAACTGGCAGTGGAACATATCAACGCTAACCAGCCTAGAGGATACAAGTACGAGTTGAACAAAATTGAAAACGCTCAGGAAGACAGAGGG CAAGGTGCGTCCTCTGTTTATTTAGAGTTTGAGGTGTTGGAGACAAGATGCCACTCACTGAACCCAAAACCTGTGACAGAATGTAAAATACGATCAGGTCCTGAAGCT ATTTCCGGTGACTGTAAAGCGCAATTACAAATCAACCCAACAACACGACGCAATCAGGTCCAGAAGTATCATTGTTTAATATCACCAG ATTCAGATGACATGGTTTTGAGCAGATGCCCAGGCTGCCCACATCGCATACCTTTGAATCATTCAGATGTCAGTCAATCGGTCATGGCGGCACTACAAAAATATAACAAAAACAGCAACGGAACAAATTATTTTGCAGTACATGAAATAACAAGAGCTTCCTCTCAG GTGGTGGCTGGGAAGAAAGTATTTGTTGAATTTGCAATCCGTGAAACTGCATGCACTAAAGCTTCCAAGCTTCCAAATTGTCCAATGGATAGAGGTGAATTTGCGTCTGGT CACAAGGGCTTCTGCACCGCCTCGGTCTATAAACCCATTTCTGGGCAAGAGAAAGTTGAGGTGAACTGTGAGCTCTACGGACCAAAG GTGGTAGCCAGTTCAGCTAAGAATGTGGCTGCAACTGTTATCAAGCAAAGACATGATAAAAAAAAAGGACATGGACAAAGAAACAAGAGACATTTCAGTCGTCAACAGCAACATGGCAAAAAACAGCAAAATCCGCAGAGTGGAACTCCCAAGAGAATTGAGTCCTCTGAGGAAGTGCAAGGTGCACTGGGCTTTGTTATCAGCACAGGAAATAGAGCTGACTTTCCAATGTTGCCTGCACCTCGAAATATGTGTCCGGGGAGGGCCAGGCATTTTGGAAGAACCGTCTGA